In Deltaproteobacteria bacterium, the sequence CGAAGCCATCGAGGGCGCGACGTCGCGGGCCCTCCTGCATGCGCGTGAACGGTGGCAGGCCGGCGAGCCGCTCGAGCATCGCCGCGGTTGCGGCCTGCTGCGCGGGCGCCACGTCGCACGGCCACTGCATCCCCACCAGCGGCGCATCCGGCCGCTCCTCGATCGGTCGCAGCACGTGGTGCGTGCAGCTGCCATCGGCCTCGAAGCGACTGCCACGGACGTCGACGAGGCGTCGCGCCTCGCCCTCGCCGGCGTACTCCAGGCGATCGGCCTGCGTGCCGGGCCCGAAGCGCAGCCGCGGCACGCCGTCGTCGCCGAGCTGCAGGCCGACCGGCGCGGTGCCGAGCGCGATCCACACCTCGACATCGTCACGGCTCGCCGACGGCGACGGCATGTGCACCGGCGTCTCGAGCCGCGCGAAGCCCTCGCCCCAGTGCGCCACGGGGTCCTCGATGCGGAGCTCGACGACCCCGTCGGGCGGACGCTGGCACCCGACCAGCGCCAGCGCAAGCGCCATGCCGCAGGCCGCGGTCAGCGACCGATCATCGACTCGACGCACTGCACGGCCGTTGGCGAACCCCACTTGCGTGCATTGATGTATGCCTGGCGGATGGTGCCGGTTTCATCGACGAAGTAGGTATCGGGCAGCTTCGTGGTGCCGAAGTCGGTGTGGACCTGCTCGTTGGGGTCCCACAGCACCTTGACGTGGGTATCGGCCATCGACATCCGCGCCAGGAACGGCTCGATGACGTCGGGGGACTTGTCGATCGACAGCGCGATGACGACCACGTCGTCGCGGCCGGACAGGCGCTCGGCGAGCTGGTGCACCTGCGGCCACTCCGTGATGCACGGCGGCACCACGTGGCCCAGAAGTTGAGCACCACCAGCTTGCCGCGGAAGTCGGACAGCTTGACCTCGTTGCCCTGCAGGTCCTGCACGACGAAGTCGGGCGCGACGGTGTCACGCTCCTCGGGGGCGAGCGCATGGCAGACGGCGTCGTTCTGACGCGCAACCGCGGGCAGCAGCGCCCACGCGAAGCCGAACACCAGCAGGCCGCCGAGCGCGACGTAGACCGCGTAGGCCAGCGCGCCCAGGGGATCGAGCCCGCTGCGCGGGGGTGCCGGCGTGGGGGATGCGCTCGACGGGGTCATGGCGCCTTGGCCTCGGCCGTCGCGGGGTGGGTCTGCGCGTGGTCCATGATCGCTGCGAACACCTGCTCGCGCGGGATGCCGCCTTCGATGAGCTTCTGCGCGCCGGCGCGCTCCTCTTCGATCACGCGCTCGTAGACCTCGAGCGGCTGGGCGCCCCGCACCGCGCGGCCGTTCACGAACGACTGCGGCGTGCCGCCGATGCCGAACGCGTGGGCGAGCGCCTCGTCCTCTTCGATGCGGGTGTCGAGCGCGGCGTCGGCCATGTCGGCGGTGAAGCGCTGCACATCGAGGCCGATCTCGCGGGCGAACTCGGCGAAGTCGCCATCGTCGCCGAGCCGCTCCTGGGCGGCGAAGAAGGCGTCGTGCATGGCCCAGAACTGGCCCTGTCGGTCCGCCGCGAGCGCGGCCTTGGCGGCCTCGCGTGCGCGCGGATGCATCGGCAGCGGAAGGTTGCGGAAGACCACGCGCACGTCGGGGTGCTTCTCGACCAGCTGGTGCATCACGCCGGCGAAGCGGCTGCAGAACGGGCACTGGAAGTCGGAGAAGACCACCACCGTGACCAGCGCGTCGGCGGGCCCCAACGCCGGGCGGCCATCGGCGGGCACCCGATAGTGCGCGTTGGGATCGAGCCCACCGCCGTCACCCTTGCTGCGATCGTCGCGCGCGAGCGCGTCCTTCATCATCGCCTCGTACACGCCCGCGCGAGGGACCCCGCTGCGCTCGACCTGCTCGGCGGCGTCGAGCTCGGCCTCGATCACGCTGCGCCACTGCGCGGCGTTCATCTTGCCGGCGTAGCGATGGCCGTTCACGAAGAACGCCGGCGTGCCGCTCACGCCGAGGCGACCACCGGCCTGCTGGTCGTCGTCGACCGCCTTCGCCGAGGCGTCACTGCCCATGTCCTGCATGAAGCGCGCGACGTCGAGCCCGAGCCCACGCACCTCGCCCTCGAGCCCGTCGAGCTCGGCCTTGTGCTCGAACAGCCAC encodes:
- a CDS encoding thioredoxin domain-containing protein; the encoded protein is MLGFVAALGGGFFVGQWINNRGSQDVAIEEGPRFRVALRGDEPTRGASEPLVTIVEFADYQCPYCAQAAGPLDDVVADYDEDVRLIYKHYPLTSHPKAQPAARAAWAALQQGKFWEMHAWLFEHKAELDGLEGEVRGLGLDVARFMQDMGSDASAKAVDDDQQAGGRLGVSGTPAFFVNGHRYAGKMNAAQWRSVIEAELDAAEQVERSGVPRAGVYEAMMKDALARDDRSKGDGGGLDPNAHYRVPADGRPALGPADALVTVVVFSDFQCPFCSRFAGVMHQLVEKHPDVRVVFRNLPLPMHPRAREAAKAALAADRQGQFWAMHDAFFAAQERLGDDGDFAEFAREIGLDVQRFTADMADAALDTRIEEDEALAHAFGIGGTPQSFVNGRAVRGAQPLEVYERVIEEERAGAQKLIEGGIPREQVFAAIMDHAQTHPATAEAKAP